CGTGCGGCAGCGGGTCCTCGGCCAGCCCGGCCGGCTCCGGGGCGGTGTAGGAGTAGAACGCGGGCTCCGGGAACGTCGGGTCTCCGAACCAGAACCCGGAGCTGACGACCTCGCGGGAGTAGGCCTCGCGCGTCACGCGGTCGGTGCCCGGCGGGTGCTGCACGACCGTGTCGGAGAAGCGCGTGAGTGCGATGTCGAAGGTGTGCCAGAAGTGGTGCACCGGGCTGGTCTTGCCGGTGAACGCACCCGCGAACTCCTCCAGCAGGAGGTTCACCTGGCTGAGCACCTGCCAGTACCGGGTGACCGCGGCCGGGTCGTAGGTGGCGTGCTCGGTGTCGTCGGCGAAGGGCCGGTCGGCGTCGGGCAGGTCGAACGGGCGGGCCCCGTCGAGGACGGAGCCGTCGGCCCCGACGGCCGTCAGCGCGTCGACGAGGCCGGCGTGGAAGTCCGCGACCGAGCGCCCGACCAGCGGGAACGACGCCCGCCGCCCGTCGAGCGCGTCGACCGTCAGCCGGTGGTCGAGGAAGTCGAGGTCGATCGAGAAGGTCGGGTCCAGCCCCATCGGCCGGGTGGTCGTGCCCCGGCCGGTGAGGTGCAGGGGCACGTTCCACCAGTGGTTGCGCAGCGGGC
This sequence is a window from Pseudonocardia petroleophila. Protein-coding genes within it:
- a CDS encoding DUF5996 family protein is translated as MELLPAVPYESWSGTIPTLHRFAQVVGKVRLAASPLRNHWWNVPLHLTGRGTTTRPMGLDPTFSIDLDFLDHRLTVDALDGRRASFPLVGRSVADFHAGLVDALTAVGADGSVLDGARPFDLPDADRPFADDTEHATYDPAAVTRYWQVLSQVNLLLEEFAGAFTGKTSPVHHFWHTFDIALTRFSDTVVQHPPGTDRVTREAYSREVVSSGFWFGDPTFPEPAFYSYTAPEPAGLAEDPLPHGAGWVERGASHLAVLPYEVARAAPDRRVAVLEFYEAAYRAGATRAGWDVDALAHRPA